One genomic window of Eleginops maclovinus isolate JMC-PN-2008 ecotype Puerto Natales chromosome 12, JC_Emac_rtc_rv5, whole genome shotgun sequence includes the following:
- the LOC134874078 gene encoding uncharacterized protein LOC134874078: MDGERTCPPLKKRRISEQRFKLEYNAEWPTITRSKLDDFHAYCMLCKTDFSVRHGGRHDVEKHIRTAKHTSYKAAVEATRPIAGFFTVDSDTSVINAEVLAVDFLVEHNIPIAVADHIGPLVKKMFPDSKIAGKYGSGRTKSSAIVGALAKEDASVITEAMRTAPYSLATDGSTDYGDCKLYPLVVKYFDRGLGRVLTVLLSLPECHEASTGQNIFKLIDNELEKRSISWDNCMSFGADNAMVMQGLKAGTAGYINKKNSAVYVLGCPCHLIHLAAEKAAAQLPVSIEELLVDIYFYLDKSSKRKQGLKKFQDLCGVEMRKIVKHVSTRWLSLDKCIARLLQQWPALLQYFESEQSGHSSKDKTTQSSSKDKTTQSSSKDKTTQSSSKDKSTHSVSKDTSTHSSGSKDNSQFDLAGYLFRQQNLAKFCQGKKTPAAATTQPKTATAKPNTSSAAPTRPKTSSTAPTQPKTSSTAHTQPKTSTTTPTQPKTSSTAPTQPKTSSTAPTQPNTSSTGTTQPKTGAQQRVQRACQHLQDPTFHLYCYFLSAVLPIFDEANTLLQLDKPCIQILHRTLTTQLKNLLNRFVKPQVINAAAKVHQVPFREPSNQKSNETLFIGQNTRDFIRDHPELEELQLAQVFSAVRAFYMKAVEYMVKKFPYDDPVIRNASVADMSARDSADFNSVRYFTGRFPCLKMSAEEMDKLEGQFMTYQTDALPESITSCDRPDTQWHLMSQLKDGNGHLKYPLLCKVMLAILCIFHSNADCERIFSLVTKNRTEFRPSMGMETLSNLITHKQFMVAKGSVCYKQAYSKTTLAKAKSATYDHLK, encoded by the exons ATGGATGGTGAACGTACTTGTCCTCCGCTGAAAAAGCGGCGAATTTCTGAACAGCGCTTCAAGCTAGAATATAACGCAGAATGGCCGACCATCACCCGGTCGAAGCTGGACGACTTCCAcgcttactgtatgttgtgtaagACAGATTTTAGCGTGAGGCATGGGGGCCGACACGACGTTGAAAAGCACATCAGGACTGCTAAACACACGTCATACAAGGCGGCAGTGGAAGCTACAAGGCCCATCGCGGGCTTCTTTACGGTTGACAGTGACACCAGTGTCATAAATGCCGAAGTGCTCGCTGTGGACTTTCTGGTGGAACACAACATCCCGATCGCGGTGGCCGACCACATCGGGCCACTGGTGAAAAAGATGTTTCCGGACTCGAAAATCGCTG GAAAGTATGGGTCTGGTCGCACAAAGAGCAGCGCCATTGTTGGAGCTCTTGCCAAGGAGGATGCGTCTGTGATCACGGAGGCAATGAGGACAGCTCCATACTCCCTAGCCACGGATGGGAGCACTGACTATGGAGACTGTAAGCTGTATCCTCTTGTTGTGAAGTACTTTGATCGAGGACTTGGGCGTGTTCTGACAGTACTCCTATCTTTGCCAGAGTGTCATGAGGCATCTACTGGGCAGAACATATTCAAACTCATTGACAATGAACTTGAGAAACGTAGCATATCCTGGGACAACTGCATGAGTTTTGGGGCAGATAATGCCATGGTGATGCAGGGACTCAAAGCTGGCACGGCAggctacatcaacaaaaaaaacagtgcagtataTGTGCTGGGATGCCCGTGCCATCTAATTCATctagctgcagaaaaagctgctgctcagcttccAGTGTCCattgaagagctgctggtggacataTACTTCTACCTAGACAAATCcagcaagaggaaacagggactgaagaaatttcaggatctgtgtggagtggaaatgagaaagattgttaaacatgtaagtaCGAGGTGGCTCTCTTTAGATAAATGCATCGCCAGGTTGTTGCAGCAGTGGCCTGCATTGCTGCAATACTTTGAGTCAGAACAGTCTGGgcacagcagcaaggacaagaccacgcagagcagcagcaaggacaagaccacgcagagcagcagcaaggacaagaccacgcagagcagcagcaaggacaagtccACCCACAGTGTTAGCAAGGACACATCAACCCACAGTAGCGGCAGCAAGGACAATTCTCAGTTTGATTTGGCAGGCTATCTCTTTCGCCAACAAAACCTAGCCAAATTCtgtcagggaaagaaaacaccagcagctgcaaccaCACAGCCCAAGACTGCAACGGCAAAGCCCAACACATCTAGCGCTGCACCCACTcggcccaagacatctagcactgcacccactcagcccaagacatctagcactgcacacactcagcccaagacatctaccactacacccactcagcccaaaacatctagcactgcacccactcagcccaagacatctagcactgcacccactcagcccaatacATCTAGCACTGGAaccactcagcccaagacaggggcacaacagagagtgcagagggcatgtcaacatctgcaggacCCAACATTCCATCTTTACTGCTACTTTCTAAGTGCGGTCCTGCCGATATTTGATGAGGccaacactctgctgcagctagacaaaccctgcatacaaatactacacaggactttgaccacacagctgaagaatCTCTTGAACCGATTTGTGAAGCCTCAGGTGATCAATGCAGCTGCTAAGGTTCACCAGGTACCATTCAGGGAACCAAGCAACCAGAAGAGCAATGAGACCTTGTTCATTGGGCAAAACACCAGAGACTTCATAAGAGATCACCCTGAgcttgaggagctgcagcttgccCAGGTCTTCAGCGCTGTGCGGGCATTCTACATGAAGGCTGTTGAGTACATGGTGAAGAAGTTTCCCTATGATGACCCAGTGATAAGGAATGCTTCTGTGGCTGACATGTCTGCACGGGACAGCGCAGACTTCAATTCTGTGAGGTACTTCACAGGCAGATTCCCCTGCTTGAAGATGAGTGCTGAGGAGATGGACAAGCTTGAGGGTCAATTCATGACCTACCAAACCGATGCTCTGCCAGAAAGCATCACCAGCTGTgacagaccagacacacagtggcaCCTGATGAGTCAGCTGAAGGATGGAAATGGCCATCTCAAGTACCCTTTACTCTGCAAGGTAATGCTGGCTATCCTCTGCATCTTCCATTCCAATGCAGACTGCGAACGCATCTTCAGTcttgtcacaaaaaacagaacggaGTTCAGACCTAGTATGGGAATGGAGACCCTGAGTAACCTCATTACCCACAAACAATTCATGGTGGCAAAGGGGTCTGTCTGCTACAAGCAGGCGTACTCCAAGACAACTCTTGCCAAGGCCAAGTCAGCAACCTATGACCATCTAAAGTGA